A window of the Oryzias melastigma strain HK-1 linkage group LG11, ASM292280v2, whole genome shotgun sequence genome harbors these coding sequences:
- the atp9b gene encoding probable phospholipid-transporting ATPase IIB isoform X1, with product MADGIPLNPMRKNSRRLPYYYSAGLPRFSVEDDSSNLDEMPLMMSEEGFENEESDYQTLPRARLSQRRRGLCWLLLGGWKLLCGSCCDCLVRLCRRRKELKARTVWLGCPEKCEEKYSKNIIKNQKYNILTFVPGILYQQFKFFLNLYFLVVACSQFVPSLKIGYLYTYWAPLGFVLAVTMVREAVDEVRRCQRDKDMNSQMYSKLTVRGKIQVKSSDIQVGDLIIVEKNQRIPADMVFLRTTEKTGACFIRTDQLDGETDWKLKVAVGCTQRLPAVGDLFSIKAFVFAQKPQLDIHSFEGNFTREDSDPQIQESLSIENTLWASTVVASGTVIGVVIYTGKETRSVLNTSDAKNKVGLLDLELNRLTKALFLAQVILSVVMVALQGFVGPWFRNLFRFVVLFSYIIPISLRVNLDMGKSAYGWIIMKDESIPGTVVRTSTIPEELGRLAYLLTDKTGTLTQNEMVFKRLHLGTVSYGADTMDEIQSHIVQSYGLVCAQPQVNAASGPAPSGKTQTAGPRVRKSVSSRIHEAVKAIALCHNVTPVYESHVNGETESAEADQDFTDDNRTYQASSPDEVALVRWTESVGLTLVNRDLTSLQLKTPSGQILSFHILQIFPFTSESKRMGIIVREESTGDITFYMKGADVAMASIVQYNDWLEEECGNMAREGLRTLVVAKKSLSEEQYQDFESRYSQAKLSIHDRALKVAAVVESLEREMELLCLTGVEDQLQADVRPTLELLRNAGIKIWMLTGDKLETATCIAKSSHLVSRNQDIHVFRPVSNRGEAHLELNAFRRKHDCALVISGDSLEVCLRYYEHEFVELACQCPAVVCCRCSPTQKAQIVTLLQQHTANRTCAIGDGGNDVSMIQAADCGIGIEGKEGKQASLAADFSITQFRHVGRLLMVHGRNSYKRSAALGQFVMHRGMIISTMQAVFSSVFYFASVPLYQGFLMVGYATIFTMFPVFSLVLDQDVKPEMALLYPELYKDLTKGRSLSFKTFLIWVLISIYQGGILMYGALLLFESEFVHVVAISFTALILTELLMVALTVRTWHWLMVVAELFSLACYLASLAILSEYFGTGRLSAKTLLDRSYITTWPFLWKVSAITLVSCLPLYIIKYLKRKFSPPSYSKLSS from the exons CTGCTGCGACTGTCTGGTCCGTCTGTGTCGGAGGAGGAAGGAGCTGAAGGCCCGCACCGTCTGGCTCGGCTGCCCGGAGAAATGTGAAGAGAAGTACTCCAAGAACATCATCAAAAACCAGAAGTACAACATCCTCACCTTCGTGCCTGGG ATTCTCTATCAACAGTTCAAGTTCTTCCTTAACCTCTACTTCCTGGTGGTGGCTTGTTCCCAGTTTGTACCGTCGCTGAAAATTGGATATTTGTACACATACTGGGCCCCTCTG GGTTTTGTGTTGGCCGTTACCATGGTGAGGGAGGCGGTTGACGAAGTGCGGCGCTGTCAGCGGGACAAAGACATGAACTCTCAGATGTACAGCAAGCTGACAGTAAGAG GAAAAATTCAAGTTAAAAGTTCCGACATACAAGTTGGAGACCTGATTATTGTTGAAAAG aACCAGAGGATTCCTGCAGACATGGTTTTCCTGAGAACGACAGAGAAGACAG GTGCCTGCTTCATTCGGACGGATCAGCTGGACGGGGAAACCGACTGGAAGCTGAAAGTGGCCGTGGGCTGCACGCAGCGCCTGCCGGCGGTGGGG GATCTGTTCTCCATCAAAGCTTTTGTCTTCGCCCAGAAGCCTCAGCTGGACATCCACAGCTTCGAGGGGAACTTCACGCGG GAGGACTCGGACCCTCAGATCCAGGAGAGCCTCAGCATCGAGAACACCCTGTGGGCCAGCACGGTTGTGGCGTCTG GAACGGTGATCGGGGTGGTGATCTACACGGGGAAGGAGACCCGCAGCGTCCTCAACACCTCCGACGCCAAGAACAAG GTCGGCCTTTTGGACCTGGAGCTGAACCGCCTCACCAAAGCCCTATTCCTGGCCCAGGTCATTCTCTCCGTCGTCATGGTCGCGCTGCAAGGATTTGTGGGTCCCTGGTTCCGAAACCTCTTCCGATTTGTGGTGCTGTTCTCGTACATCATCCCCATCAG TTTGCGAGTCAACTTGGACATGGGGAAGTCTGCGTACGGCTGGATTATCATGAAAGACGAGAGCATCCCCGGCACCGTGGTCAGAACCAGCACCATCCCAGAGGAGCTGGGCCGACTGGCCTACCTGCTGACAGACAAAACGG GGACTCTGACTCAAAACGAGATGGTGTTCAAGCGGCTGCACTTGGGGACAGTGTCGTACGGGGCGGACACCATGGATGAGATCCAGAGCCACATCGTGCAGTCGTACGGACTAGTGTGTGCACAG CCCCAGGTGAACGCGGCGAGCGGCCCCGCGCCGTCAGGGAAGACCCAGACGGCGGGCCCCCGAGTCCGTAAGAGCGTCAGCAGCCGCATCCACGAGGCCGTGAAAGCCATCGCCTTGTGCCACAACGTCACTCCTGTGTACGAGTCGCACGTGAACGGAGAGACGGAGTCCGCAGAGGCCGACCAGGACTTCACCGATGACAACCGCACCTACCAGGCCTCCAGTCCAGATGAG GTGGCGCTGGTCCGGTGGACGGAGAGCGTCGGCCTGACTCTGGTCAACAGAGACCTGACCTCCCTCCAGCTGAAGACTCCGTCTGGACAGATCCTCTCCTTCCACATCCTGCAGATCTTCCCCTTCACCTCCGAGAGCAAAAGGATGGGCATCATCGTCCGG gaGGAGTCCACAGGGGACATCACTTTCTACATGAAGGGGGCTGATGTTGCCATGGCGAGCATCGTTCAGTACAATGACTGGCTGGAAGAAGAA TGTGGGAACATGGCCAGGGAGGGGCTCAGGACTCTGGTGGTGGCCAAGAAGTCTCTGTCTGAGGAGCAGTATCAGGACTTTGAG AGCCGCTACAGTCAGGCCAAGCTGAGCATCCACGACCGCGCGCTGAAGGTGGCAGCGGTGGTGGAGAGTCTGGAGAGGGAGATGGAGCTGCTGTGTCTGACCGGAGTGGAGGACCAGCTGCAGGCGGACGTGAGGCCCACTCTGGAGCTGCTGAGGAACGCCGGCATcaag ATCTGGATGCTGACAGGAGACAAGCTTGAAACGGCGACGTGCATCGCCAAAAGCTCCCACTTGGTGTCCAGGAACCAGGACATCCACGTTTTCAGACCG GTGTCAAACAGAGGAGAAGCTCACCTGGAGCTCAACGCCTTCCGGAGGAAGCATGACTGCGCTCTGGTCATCTCTGGAGACTCTTTGGAG GTGTGCCTGCGGTATTACGAGCACGAGTTCGTGGAGTTGGCCTGCCAGTGTCCGGCGGTGGTCTGCTGCCGCTGCTCCCCCACACAGAAGGCCCAGATCGTCacgctgctgcagcagcacacGGCCAACAGAACCTGCGCCATCG GCGACGGCGGAAACGACGTCAGCATGATCCAGGCGGCCGACTGCGGCATCGGCATCGAAGGAAAG GAGGGGAAGCAGGCGTCGCTGGCTGCAGACTTCTCCATCACACAGTTCAGGCATGTGGGCCGCCTGCTCATGGTTCACGGCAGGAACAGCTACAAGCGCTCGGCGGCGCTCGGCCAGTTCGTCATGCACCGAGGGATGATCATCTCCACCATGCAG GCGGTCTTCTCCTCCGTTTTCTACTTTGCCTCCGTGCCTCTGTACCAGGGTTTCCTCATGGTCGG GTATGCCACCATCTTCACCATGTTCCCCGTCTTCTCCCTGGTTCTGGACCAGGACGTGAAGCCGGAGATGGCTCTGCTTTACCCGGAGCTTTACAAAGACCTGACCAAG GGCCGGTCGCTGTCCTTCAAGACTTTCCTCATCTGGGTCCTGATCAGCATCTATCAAG GTGGCATCTTGATGTACGGCGCGCTGCTGCTGTTCGAGTCGGAGTTTGTGCACGTGGTGGCCATCTCCTTCACTGCCCTCATCCTGACCGAGCTGCTGATGGTGGCGCTGACGGTTCGCACGTGGCACTGGCTCATGGTGGTGGCCGAGCTCTTCAGCCTGGCGTGCTACCTCGCCTCCCTCGCCATCCTCAGCGAGTACTTCG GCACAGGCAGGCTGTCCGCCAAAACTTTGCTTG ATCGCTCCTACATCACCACCTGGCCTTTCCTGTGGAAGGTGTCCGCCATCACACTCGTCAGCTGTCTTCCTCTCTACATCATCAAATACCTAAAGCGCAAGTTCTCGCCCCCCAGCTACTCCAAGCTGTCCTCCTGA
- the atp9b gene encoding probable phospholipid-transporting ATPase IIB isoform X3, producing the protein MDRTRFSVEDDSSNLDEMPLMMSEEGFENEESDYQTLPRARLSQRRRGLCWLLLGGWKLLCGSCCDCLVRLCRRRKELKARTVWLGCPEKCEEKYSKNIIKNQKYNILTFVPGILYQQFKFFLNLYFLVVACSQFVPSLKIGYLYTYWAPLGFVLAVTMVREAVDEVRRCQRDKDMNSQMYSKLTVRGKIQVKSSDIQVGDLIIVEKNQRIPADMVFLRTTEKTGACFIRTDQLDGETDWKLKVAVGCTQRLPAVGDLFSIKAFVFAQKPQLDIHSFEGNFTREDSDPQIQESLSIENTLWASTVVASGTVIGVVIYTGKETRSVLNTSDAKNKVGLLDLELNRLTKALFLAQVILSVVMVALQGFVGPWFRNLFRFVVLFSYIIPISLRVNLDMGKSAYGWIIMKDESIPGTVVRTSTIPEELGRLAYLLTDKTGTLTQNEMVFKRLHLGTVSYGADTMDEIQSHIVQSYGLVCAQPQVNAASGPAPSGKTQTAGPRVRKSVSSRIHEAVKAIALCHNVTPVYESHVNGETESAEADQDFTDDNRTYQASSPDEVALVRWTESVGLTLVNRDLTSLQLKTPSGQILSFHILQIFPFTSESKRMGIIVREESTGDITFYMKGADVAMASIVQYNDWLEEECGNMAREGLRTLVVAKKSLSEEQYQDFESRYSQAKLSIHDRALKVAAVVESLEREMELLCLTGVEDQLQADVRPTLELLRNAGIKIWMLTGDKLETATCIAKSSHLVSRNQDIHVFRPVSNRGEAHLELNAFRRKHDCALVISGDSLEVCLRYYEHEFVELACQCPAVVCCRCSPTQKAQIVTLLQQHTANRTCAIGDGGNDVSMIQAADCGIGIEGKEGKQASLAADFSITQFRHVGRLLMVHGRNSYKRSAALGQFVMHRGMIISTMQAVFSSVFYFASVPLYQGFLMVGYATIFTMFPVFSLVLDQDVKPEMALLYPELYKDLTKGRSLSFKTFLIWVLISIYQGGILMYGALLLFESEFVHVVAISFTALILTELLMVALTVRTWHWLMVVAELFSLACYLASLAILSEYFGTGRLSAKTLLDRSYITTWPFLWKVSAITLVSCLPLYIIKYLKRKFSPPSYSKLSS; encoded by the exons CTGCTGCGACTGTCTGGTCCGTCTGTGTCGGAGGAGGAAGGAGCTGAAGGCCCGCACCGTCTGGCTCGGCTGCCCGGAGAAATGTGAAGAGAAGTACTCCAAGAACATCATCAAAAACCAGAAGTACAACATCCTCACCTTCGTGCCTGGG ATTCTCTATCAACAGTTCAAGTTCTTCCTTAACCTCTACTTCCTGGTGGTGGCTTGTTCCCAGTTTGTACCGTCGCTGAAAATTGGATATTTGTACACATACTGGGCCCCTCTG GGTTTTGTGTTGGCCGTTACCATGGTGAGGGAGGCGGTTGACGAAGTGCGGCGCTGTCAGCGGGACAAAGACATGAACTCTCAGATGTACAGCAAGCTGACAGTAAGAG GAAAAATTCAAGTTAAAAGTTCCGACATACAAGTTGGAGACCTGATTATTGTTGAAAAG aACCAGAGGATTCCTGCAGACATGGTTTTCCTGAGAACGACAGAGAAGACAG GTGCCTGCTTCATTCGGACGGATCAGCTGGACGGGGAAACCGACTGGAAGCTGAAAGTGGCCGTGGGCTGCACGCAGCGCCTGCCGGCGGTGGGG GATCTGTTCTCCATCAAAGCTTTTGTCTTCGCCCAGAAGCCTCAGCTGGACATCCACAGCTTCGAGGGGAACTTCACGCGG GAGGACTCGGACCCTCAGATCCAGGAGAGCCTCAGCATCGAGAACACCCTGTGGGCCAGCACGGTTGTGGCGTCTG GAACGGTGATCGGGGTGGTGATCTACACGGGGAAGGAGACCCGCAGCGTCCTCAACACCTCCGACGCCAAGAACAAG GTCGGCCTTTTGGACCTGGAGCTGAACCGCCTCACCAAAGCCCTATTCCTGGCCCAGGTCATTCTCTCCGTCGTCATGGTCGCGCTGCAAGGATTTGTGGGTCCCTGGTTCCGAAACCTCTTCCGATTTGTGGTGCTGTTCTCGTACATCATCCCCATCAG TTTGCGAGTCAACTTGGACATGGGGAAGTCTGCGTACGGCTGGATTATCATGAAAGACGAGAGCATCCCCGGCACCGTGGTCAGAACCAGCACCATCCCAGAGGAGCTGGGCCGACTGGCCTACCTGCTGACAGACAAAACGG GGACTCTGACTCAAAACGAGATGGTGTTCAAGCGGCTGCACTTGGGGACAGTGTCGTACGGGGCGGACACCATGGATGAGATCCAGAGCCACATCGTGCAGTCGTACGGACTAGTGTGTGCACAG CCCCAGGTGAACGCGGCGAGCGGCCCCGCGCCGTCAGGGAAGACCCAGACGGCGGGCCCCCGAGTCCGTAAGAGCGTCAGCAGCCGCATCCACGAGGCCGTGAAAGCCATCGCCTTGTGCCACAACGTCACTCCTGTGTACGAGTCGCACGTGAACGGAGAGACGGAGTCCGCAGAGGCCGACCAGGACTTCACCGATGACAACCGCACCTACCAGGCCTCCAGTCCAGATGAG GTGGCGCTGGTCCGGTGGACGGAGAGCGTCGGCCTGACTCTGGTCAACAGAGACCTGACCTCCCTCCAGCTGAAGACTCCGTCTGGACAGATCCTCTCCTTCCACATCCTGCAGATCTTCCCCTTCACCTCCGAGAGCAAAAGGATGGGCATCATCGTCCGG gaGGAGTCCACAGGGGACATCACTTTCTACATGAAGGGGGCTGATGTTGCCATGGCGAGCATCGTTCAGTACAATGACTGGCTGGAAGAAGAA TGTGGGAACATGGCCAGGGAGGGGCTCAGGACTCTGGTGGTGGCCAAGAAGTCTCTGTCTGAGGAGCAGTATCAGGACTTTGAG AGCCGCTACAGTCAGGCCAAGCTGAGCATCCACGACCGCGCGCTGAAGGTGGCAGCGGTGGTGGAGAGTCTGGAGAGGGAGATGGAGCTGCTGTGTCTGACCGGAGTGGAGGACCAGCTGCAGGCGGACGTGAGGCCCACTCTGGAGCTGCTGAGGAACGCCGGCATcaag ATCTGGATGCTGACAGGAGACAAGCTTGAAACGGCGACGTGCATCGCCAAAAGCTCCCACTTGGTGTCCAGGAACCAGGACATCCACGTTTTCAGACCG GTGTCAAACAGAGGAGAAGCTCACCTGGAGCTCAACGCCTTCCGGAGGAAGCATGACTGCGCTCTGGTCATCTCTGGAGACTCTTTGGAG GTGTGCCTGCGGTATTACGAGCACGAGTTCGTGGAGTTGGCCTGCCAGTGTCCGGCGGTGGTCTGCTGCCGCTGCTCCCCCACACAGAAGGCCCAGATCGTCacgctgctgcagcagcacacGGCCAACAGAACCTGCGCCATCG GCGACGGCGGAAACGACGTCAGCATGATCCAGGCGGCCGACTGCGGCATCGGCATCGAAGGAAAG GAGGGGAAGCAGGCGTCGCTGGCTGCAGACTTCTCCATCACACAGTTCAGGCATGTGGGCCGCCTGCTCATGGTTCACGGCAGGAACAGCTACAAGCGCTCGGCGGCGCTCGGCCAGTTCGTCATGCACCGAGGGATGATCATCTCCACCATGCAG GCGGTCTTCTCCTCCGTTTTCTACTTTGCCTCCGTGCCTCTGTACCAGGGTTTCCTCATGGTCGG GTATGCCACCATCTTCACCATGTTCCCCGTCTTCTCCCTGGTTCTGGACCAGGACGTGAAGCCGGAGATGGCTCTGCTTTACCCGGAGCTTTACAAAGACCTGACCAAG GGCCGGTCGCTGTCCTTCAAGACTTTCCTCATCTGGGTCCTGATCAGCATCTATCAAG GTGGCATCTTGATGTACGGCGCGCTGCTGCTGTTCGAGTCGGAGTTTGTGCACGTGGTGGCCATCTCCTTCACTGCCCTCATCCTGACCGAGCTGCTGATGGTGGCGCTGACGGTTCGCACGTGGCACTGGCTCATGGTGGTGGCCGAGCTCTTCAGCCTGGCGTGCTACCTCGCCTCCCTCGCCATCCTCAGCGAGTACTTCG GCACAGGCAGGCTGTCCGCCAAAACTTTGCTTG ATCGCTCCTACATCACCACCTGGCCTTTCCTGTGGAAGGTGTCCGCCATCACACTCGTCAGCTGTCTTCCTCTCTACATCATCAAATACCTAAAGCGCAAGTTCTCGCCCCCCAGCTACTCCAAGCTGTCCTCCTGA
- the atp9b gene encoding probable phospholipid-transporting ATPase IIB isoform X4, which yields MIFSVEDDSSNLDEMPLMMSEEGFENEESDYQTLPRARLSQRRRGLCWLLLGGWKLLCGSCCDCLVRLCRRRKELKARTVWLGCPEKCEEKYSKNIIKNQKYNILTFVPGILYQQFKFFLNLYFLVVACSQFVPSLKIGYLYTYWAPLGFVLAVTMVREAVDEVRRCQRDKDMNSQMYSKLTVRGKIQVKSSDIQVGDLIIVEKNQRIPADMVFLRTTEKTGACFIRTDQLDGETDWKLKVAVGCTQRLPAVGDLFSIKAFVFAQKPQLDIHSFEGNFTREDSDPQIQESLSIENTLWASTVVASGTVIGVVIYTGKETRSVLNTSDAKNKVGLLDLELNRLTKALFLAQVILSVVMVALQGFVGPWFRNLFRFVVLFSYIIPISLRVNLDMGKSAYGWIIMKDESIPGTVVRTSTIPEELGRLAYLLTDKTGTLTQNEMVFKRLHLGTVSYGADTMDEIQSHIVQSYGLVCAQPQVNAASGPAPSGKTQTAGPRVRKSVSSRIHEAVKAIALCHNVTPVYESHVNGETESAEADQDFTDDNRTYQASSPDEVALVRWTESVGLTLVNRDLTSLQLKTPSGQILSFHILQIFPFTSESKRMGIIVREESTGDITFYMKGADVAMASIVQYNDWLEEECGNMAREGLRTLVVAKKSLSEEQYQDFESRYSQAKLSIHDRALKVAAVVESLEREMELLCLTGVEDQLQADVRPTLELLRNAGIKIWMLTGDKLETATCIAKSSHLVSRNQDIHVFRPVSNRGEAHLELNAFRRKHDCALVISGDSLEVCLRYYEHEFVELACQCPAVVCCRCSPTQKAQIVTLLQQHTANRTCAIGDGGNDVSMIQAADCGIGIEGKEGKQASLAADFSITQFRHVGRLLMVHGRNSYKRSAALGQFVMHRGMIISTMQAVFSSVFYFASVPLYQGFLMVGYATIFTMFPVFSLVLDQDVKPEMALLYPELYKDLTKGRSLSFKTFLIWVLISIYQGGILMYGALLLFESEFVHVVAISFTALILTELLMVALTVRTWHWLMVVAELFSLACYLASLAILSEYFGTGRLSAKTLLDRSYITTWPFLWKVSAITLVSCLPLYIIKYLKRKFSPPSYSKLSS from the exons CTGCTGCGACTGTCTGGTCCGTCTGTGTCGGAGGAGGAAGGAGCTGAAGGCCCGCACCGTCTGGCTCGGCTGCCCGGAGAAATGTGAAGAGAAGTACTCCAAGAACATCATCAAAAACCAGAAGTACAACATCCTCACCTTCGTGCCTGGG ATTCTCTATCAACAGTTCAAGTTCTTCCTTAACCTCTACTTCCTGGTGGTGGCTTGTTCCCAGTTTGTACCGTCGCTGAAAATTGGATATTTGTACACATACTGGGCCCCTCTG GGTTTTGTGTTGGCCGTTACCATGGTGAGGGAGGCGGTTGACGAAGTGCGGCGCTGTCAGCGGGACAAAGACATGAACTCTCAGATGTACAGCAAGCTGACAGTAAGAG GAAAAATTCAAGTTAAAAGTTCCGACATACAAGTTGGAGACCTGATTATTGTTGAAAAG aACCAGAGGATTCCTGCAGACATGGTTTTCCTGAGAACGACAGAGAAGACAG GTGCCTGCTTCATTCGGACGGATCAGCTGGACGGGGAAACCGACTGGAAGCTGAAAGTGGCCGTGGGCTGCACGCAGCGCCTGCCGGCGGTGGGG GATCTGTTCTCCATCAAAGCTTTTGTCTTCGCCCAGAAGCCTCAGCTGGACATCCACAGCTTCGAGGGGAACTTCACGCGG GAGGACTCGGACCCTCAGATCCAGGAGAGCCTCAGCATCGAGAACACCCTGTGGGCCAGCACGGTTGTGGCGTCTG GAACGGTGATCGGGGTGGTGATCTACACGGGGAAGGAGACCCGCAGCGTCCTCAACACCTCCGACGCCAAGAACAAG GTCGGCCTTTTGGACCTGGAGCTGAACCGCCTCACCAAAGCCCTATTCCTGGCCCAGGTCATTCTCTCCGTCGTCATGGTCGCGCTGCAAGGATTTGTGGGTCCCTGGTTCCGAAACCTCTTCCGATTTGTGGTGCTGTTCTCGTACATCATCCCCATCAG TTTGCGAGTCAACTTGGACATGGGGAAGTCTGCGTACGGCTGGATTATCATGAAAGACGAGAGCATCCCCGGCACCGTGGTCAGAACCAGCACCATCCCAGAGGAGCTGGGCCGACTGGCCTACCTGCTGACAGACAAAACGG GGACTCTGACTCAAAACGAGATGGTGTTCAAGCGGCTGCACTTGGGGACAGTGTCGTACGGGGCGGACACCATGGATGAGATCCAGAGCCACATCGTGCAGTCGTACGGACTAGTGTGTGCACAG CCCCAGGTGAACGCGGCGAGCGGCCCCGCGCCGTCAGGGAAGACCCAGACGGCGGGCCCCCGAGTCCGTAAGAGCGTCAGCAGCCGCATCCACGAGGCCGTGAAAGCCATCGCCTTGTGCCACAACGTCACTCCTGTGTACGAGTCGCACGTGAACGGAGAGACGGAGTCCGCAGAGGCCGACCAGGACTTCACCGATGACAACCGCACCTACCAGGCCTCCAGTCCAGATGAG GTGGCGCTGGTCCGGTGGACGGAGAGCGTCGGCCTGACTCTGGTCAACAGAGACCTGACCTCCCTCCAGCTGAAGACTCCGTCTGGACAGATCCTCTCCTTCCACATCCTGCAGATCTTCCCCTTCACCTCCGAGAGCAAAAGGATGGGCATCATCGTCCGG gaGGAGTCCACAGGGGACATCACTTTCTACATGAAGGGGGCTGATGTTGCCATGGCGAGCATCGTTCAGTACAATGACTGGCTGGAAGAAGAA TGTGGGAACATGGCCAGGGAGGGGCTCAGGACTCTGGTGGTGGCCAAGAAGTCTCTGTCTGAGGAGCAGTATCAGGACTTTGAG AGCCGCTACAGTCAGGCCAAGCTGAGCATCCACGACCGCGCGCTGAAGGTGGCAGCGGTGGTGGAGAGTCTGGAGAGGGAGATGGAGCTGCTGTGTCTGACCGGAGTGGAGGACCAGCTGCAGGCGGACGTGAGGCCCACTCTGGAGCTGCTGAGGAACGCCGGCATcaag ATCTGGATGCTGACAGGAGACAAGCTTGAAACGGCGACGTGCATCGCCAAAAGCTCCCACTTGGTGTCCAGGAACCAGGACATCCACGTTTTCAGACCG GTGTCAAACAGAGGAGAAGCTCACCTGGAGCTCAACGCCTTCCGGAGGAAGCATGACTGCGCTCTGGTCATCTCTGGAGACTCTTTGGAG GTGTGCCTGCGGTATTACGAGCACGAGTTCGTGGAGTTGGCCTGCCAGTGTCCGGCGGTGGTCTGCTGCCGCTGCTCCCCCACACAGAAGGCCCAGATCGTCacgctgctgcagcagcacacGGCCAACAGAACCTGCGCCATCG GCGACGGCGGAAACGACGTCAGCATGATCCAGGCGGCCGACTGCGGCATCGGCATCGAAGGAAAG GAGGGGAAGCAGGCGTCGCTGGCTGCAGACTTCTCCATCACACAGTTCAGGCATGTGGGCCGCCTGCTCATGGTTCACGGCAGGAACAGCTACAAGCGCTCGGCGGCGCTCGGCCAGTTCGTCATGCACCGAGGGATGATCATCTCCACCATGCAG GCGGTCTTCTCCTCCGTTTTCTACTTTGCCTCCGTGCCTCTGTACCAGGGTTTCCTCATGGTCGG GTATGCCACCATCTTCACCATGTTCCCCGTCTTCTCCCTGGTTCTGGACCAGGACGTGAAGCCGGAGATGGCTCTGCTTTACCCGGAGCTTTACAAAGACCTGACCAAG GGCCGGTCGCTGTCCTTCAAGACTTTCCTCATCTGGGTCCTGATCAGCATCTATCAAG GTGGCATCTTGATGTACGGCGCGCTGCTGCTGTTCGAGTCGGAGTTTGTGCACGTGGTGGCCATCTCCTTCACTGCCCTCATCCTGACCGAGCTGCTGATGGTGGCGCTGACGGTTCGCACGTGGCACTGGCTCATGGTGGTGGCCGAGCTCTTCAGCCTGGCGTGCTACCTCGCCTCCCTCGCCATCCTCAGCGAGTACTTCG GCACAGGCAGGCTGTCCGCCAAAACTTTGCTTG ATCGCTCCTACATCACCACCTGGCCTTTCCTGTGGAAGGTGTCCGCCATCACACTCGTCAGCTGTCTTCCTCTCTACATCATCAAATACCTAAAGCGCAAGTTCTCGCCCCCCAGCTACTCCAAGCTGTCCTCCTGA